The genomic segment CCCCGACAAAAAAGCTATCTGATGTGATAGCATAGCGACCTTTCCTTAGGTTTCTATGGCAATTGTTTCCATGTGTGTCCTCGTCATTAGAGAGCCGCATTAAGACACTTTGATTAAGAGCAAATGGGTTCATGTTGAGTCCAGTGATTAGCGGTTGTTCTCCGAAAATGTCATTCCTCAGTTAAACAAAATTTTTGAAGAACAAATGTGGAAAAGAGACTGACGTGATACAAAAGGAATTTCAtgcagggaggggggggagcatCATGTCTTGAACATTAAAAGGTCATTTGGAGAGGGAAAGGTAAAATATTATAGAATCTAAAGCTCACAAAAAAAGGTCTCTACCCGAGTTTTCGTTTACATTTGCAGTTtgatatcatttatttatattatatgtcaatgttgttaaaaaaaagtagggaTAGGTATACTGATCCCCAGTAGCTCCCAAAAAAGGCCTTATATTATTCTGAAGAGCCAAATATCATTTATATTCACAATAAATGATCAATTATAAATGGACTTATTTTTGGTCAGTGcttaatgtttacatttttgatgTAGTCCACCATTAAAAGTTATGTGATGCTCATAATCACCGCTACCATCTTAATCATCAGTGAGACAATATGGCTAATAATAGAGGGGGAGGTCATTCCAGGTCACTTGTTACCCATCCCTGCCATGCATGGCTATGAAACGGAGTGAATACCTCTCTCGGTGTAGCGGGTACATTTTATTGCTGGAAGACAACTCCTCtgcagcagaaagaaaaaagtcagggTGAAAGAAGATTGTTAGGCaaagaatgacatttttgactCACCAATGGAGCCTCTAAAATGATGGGTGTCAAACCTAAGGGCCCAGATACAGCccgccatatcattttatgtgtaTTTTACGTGATGTAAGAGGGTCAATGGATGTGTGTGATGGGCTTACTTGACTTGATTTCTCAAGAGTAAATCAGGAAGAAAAAGTTCTAAAACTACACTTGAACAATCACAAGTGGCAAACCAAACTAGTAAATATGATTGCATTCTGTTTATTGTGGTATAATACACAGTGTGTTTGAAGCAAACTATTGGCAGAAAGCAGAAGCCAAATCAAATATACACTGTACAGATGAAGAGACACAGCACAGCTTGAGCTTCCCCATGCAAACAAACCAAGTAGCCACTTTTTGCAGCAAAAGCGGGCCACTAGTGTGTGCGACGGATGGAAATAGAGAACAGGAAATTAGTGGAGTTGCCGTAAACTGCACACACGCGCAACCTCGGCTTGAATGTTTCATCACATGACTGTGAAACTGAAACAGCCcttgttaaagaaaaaataaataaatagaaaagtcTCTATTATGGTCAATAATATCGCTCTATAATTCAACGTAAGGCATTACCAGTAGGTTTGACCTTTATGGGGTCACACGGGTCAAGCTGTAAGAAAGCAGGTCAAGCGTTGAAGTTTACAAGCGCATCAGTATAAACGACGAAAAATGAGATGCGTGCCAAGTCGTGCTAAATTCATAATGTCTTCCACTGGAGTCCCGATTTCACTAGCGGGGAGAACGTCAAACTTACCCCATGCTCCGAGGATCTTCAAATTAGAAGTGAATGCAAAAAGCCTTTTCACTGAAGTCCAAACTGTGAGTGATTTTCCTGCAAAACGCTCCAACTTGTATTTTTCCGCGAATCGTGGGGGAAAATGACTTCCGACTCCTCGTTTTTCTTCCGAAAGGAGTCCTCTCTTCTCAAATCAGTTGGAGTCCAGCCTGCTTCCCTTTGTCCGCGTCTTtccccagccagccagccagccaacaaCGCCGCGACTGTGACTCTGTGCGTAATTACGCACCCGGATCTGTTGAGCAGCTCGAGTATCCACACAGGGAGAAGAAAGCCAACGAAAGCCGGAAAACACAGCGTTTTTGGCCCAACTTCCTCCGGGACGTAAATTCGAGTCGGTTCTTCTCCAGTCTCGCTGCCAAGTCACAATGAGATCCCACTAACACCCATTGGTGGGACCTTGGAGCGTTATTAGCGCCATCTGCTGGTCAGAGATGGAACAAGAACAAAGTACCCCGCCCCCAATTCTATCTCCAATGTCGGAGTGAAAAGTacacatgaaaagaaatcaatggAAAACAAGCTGTGTATTCCCGTTTGGGGTATTCTGTTTTTATGAATGTAATAATGTGTAATAACTTGTCTGACAGGTGATCAttcaaaattgtgtttattacGTTGCTTGTACTTTACAGCCGTAaaactgcactgcatcataTTGAGAGCTGTTactcatattttcttttcttatttcACGACTTGGAGATATTAAATAGCTATCGGTGTGATGCagtgcagacagacagatgacaaaaaaatgatgcagGAGGAAACCACATAGCCTTTGACTCATTCTTTATTTAATCTTCACAGCCCATTTCCTCCATCATGAGCATTCCAGCCGAGAGATGCTTTAGAAGAATCAGACACACCTTATTAAATATGATTTGAAGACACACGTACGTAGCTTTTGCTTATGTGGGCAAAGCAGAAAAACAGTCAAACAAAACGGAAAAGCAATGAGAGCAGTTTGTTTGCACTGATATTGCTTTTTCCCTCAGTGGTGGTTTCTTTGCAAGGTATGGCATAaacacgatttttttttttttactgcaggaCAACCCTGAACCACTGGCAGCAGTTGTGATTTTAGACTTCACAAGGAAACTTCATGTGAATAAGCATCAATCAGCAGATGATCTTCTGCCAGGAGAAAAAGTATTTCAATAAAGCAGCAAGTGAATCATTCGCTGCTTGAGTTCTTTCATGACTTTCCGCATGAAATGGCTGCTTACAAAATTTATCACATCATCTCTGTACTAACATGGATGATTAGATCGTTGTGGTTTGATTATGTGTGGGGGAAAccatttgagcatttattttctatcCACATGCATTCttcatttgaaatgcttttCTGGGCTTTTACTGCATTCTATTCCATCCTTTGTTATTTCTTGTTAGTTGTTTCTTCTCCCTTCAGTCTCCTATTCAGGAGGTGGAATACTCTATTGGGTTTAGGTCCAGTCTGAACTTCCATTTTCCTCCCTGCTGAAGTGTGTTGGTCAGATGTTTGAGGTGAGTAAGCtatcatttgttttccaatcACTATTTTGAGATTGCGACACGGAATCTAACAAATAAAgcgctttttcttttcctattGAAGCCTAGTTCTCATGGCCTTGTGCATGTTACGCCGCCTAGCGACCAGAACGTGTCACTACAACAGGAGGGCGGATACATTTGTCGTGACGTCACCGGGTCACAACAGGCGTCAACAGTCGATGGCGTTCTTCTCCGATTCAAGCAGTCCCCTGACGACTCAATGCATTAATTGAAACAACCATGCCAACACAGCGTGTCTTATTCATTCTCTGATGATCTCTTGCAAAAATGCTCCATGAATTTCCCCGTGTGCTAGAAGATGGCCAAGTCGGATGGTGGGGCTATCGCATCGACACATTTGCAGAACAGGTGAGTCGCTCGCTGTGGAAGACTGGAGCTAGTCCTCGAGTTGTCATGGATGTTTTATCGACATTGTTTCGACTAGCACGCGTTCGAGCCGGGACTAAAATAACAGGAAAGTCCGAGGATCAATCGAGGCCTCCGGATGGGGCTAGGCTAGGAAGAGCAAGACATATCGATTCTTCAGAATCTCCAAACAGTCACGTTCGAATATTTGGTGGAATCGTAGTCATACCTCGCAAAAACATGGACGTAGTAGATTCTCCTGTTACGAGCTTACTTAAGGTCAAATATTTGGGGCATTTCTACAGCACTATGAATTTTTTATGTTGcccacattatttatttaaggtgAAAGCAAATAGTGGGCAATGAAAATACGTACAGCTGTTACAAAACGTCAACCTCTAAAATAAAGGCCCAAGTTTCACTTTATTGGTTTTAGGAAGATgacaagtgtttgttttgtgtcatttattgagcaatatgtttttttttatcagacaCGTTTGTAACTCACACTTTTGCACTGAGTGACGTCATGTGCGAAATAACTTTATTTTAGGAAGGTGACAAACGcttttgtgtcatttattGAGCAATATTTCTTTATATCAGACATTAATACACGTTTGTCACTTCCACTTTTGCACTGACTGATGTTTTGTTCTGACAAAATGATAACtattgcaaataaaattcGTTTCACAGTGTTATGGATTCATCCAGAAGACTTTAAATTCTTAGGTCTGGCTGAcctaaaatgcaaaattcatTTGTGAATCTGAAAGTTCAAATCGGAGAAGATCCCTTCTTTCACTCCCATTGACAAGgcctttttgtctttcagtATGGCTAGCAAGAATAGCGCCCTCCGCTGCACCTTTTCTGCTCCCAGCCACAGTGCCACCCTCCTCCAGGGCTTGTCCATTTTGAGGGCTCAAGGTCAACTTCTTGACGTGGTGCTGGCCATCAACGAGGAGCGCTTCCACGTCCACAAAGCTGTGCTGGCTGCTTGTAGCGATTACTTCAGGTCAGTGTGGatcacatttccatttttcaaTTCTAAAGCACCTCGCTGACACTCAAagtaaaagagagagaaatgtAATCCACTGGAAAATGTCTACCCTTTGCACTTGTGTTTATGTTGCAGAGCTATGTTCACTGGAGGCATGAAGGAGTCAAATCAAAATACCATTGAGCTGAAAGGCTTGTCTGCCCGGGGCCTCAAGCATATTATAGACTTTGCTTACAGCTCGGAAGTCACTTTAGATCTGGACTGCATTCAGGATGTCCTTGGAGCAGCTGTCTTCCTCCAGATGGTCCCCGTCGTGGAACTCTGCGAAGAGTTCCTCCAGTCAGCCATGAGCGTTAAGACATGCCTACACATTGACCAAATGGCAACCACCTTCAGCTTGTCTTCCCTCAAGGCGTCGGTGGATGCCTTCACCTTTCGCCACTTCCTTCAAATCGCCGAGGAGGAGGACTTTTTGCACATTCCCAAGGAGCGCCTGGTCTTCTTCCTGCAAAGCACCAAGCTGAAGAATTGTAGCGAGATCGAACTCTTCCACGCGGCCATTCGATGGCTGCGCCACGACGATTCTCGCCGCGCTCAAGCCAGCAGCGTCCTCTGCCACGTGCGCTTCCCTCTCATGCGTTCGTCGGAGCTGGTGGACACCATTCAGAGGGTAGACATCATGGTGGAGGACGTGCAGTGCCGCCAGTACCTCCTGGAAGCTTTCAATTACCAAATCCTTCCCTTCCGACAACACGAGATGCGGTCGCCGCGCACGCTCATTCGTTCCGACGTGGTATCTTTTATCACCTTCGGCGGGACCCCGTACACCGACAACGACCGCACCGTAAGCACCAAGGTGTACTACCTCCCCGACGTGGCCTCCCGCCAGTTTAAGGAGTTGACCGAGATGGACACGGGGTGCAGCCACGCCTGTGTCGCCGTCCTCGATAACTTTGTGTACGTCGTGGGCGGGCAGCATTTACAATATCGCAGCGGCGAGGGCGCCGTCGACAGCTGCGTGCGCTTCGATCCGCACTTGAACCAGTGGCTACGCATCCAACCGATGCAGGAAGCCCGCATCCAGTTTCACCTCAACGTCATGAACGGGAAACTTTACGCCACCGGGGGGCGCAATCGATCCGGCAGTCTGGCATCTGTGGAGTGCTACTGCCCAAAGAAAAATGAGTGGAGCTATGTGGAGCCGTTAAAACGCAGGATTTGGGGTCATGCCGGGACTCCGTGCGGAGAAAAGCTGTACATCTCCGGCGGTTACGGCGTCTCTTTGGAGGACAAGAAAACGCTTCACTGTTACGATCCGGCGGCCGACCAGTGGGACTTTCGAGCGCCCATGAACGAACCGAGAGTGCTACATGCCATGATATGCAGTAGAAGTCGGGTCTACGCTTTGGGTGGACGCATGGACCACGTGGACCGCTGTTTCGACGTGCTGGCTGTGGAGTATTACGATCCACAGAGTGACCAGTGGACCACCGTCAGCCCCATGAGAGCAGGGCAGTCCGAGTCGGGTTGCTGCTTACTGGACGGAAAGATCTACATTGTCGGAGGCTACAACTGGCACCTGAACAACGTCACCAGCATCGTCCAGGTGTACAACACAGAGAGCGACGAGTGGGAGAGAGATTTGCACTTCCCCGAATCCTTTGCTGGGATCGCTTGTGCACCCATTATACTTCCACAGACACGCGTTGAATATTTGACCTCTTGgctgtgaaaatgtgcattatTCAGGCTCAGATGATTCAAGAGAAGGACGGGAAGCGGGAGGAGCTTCATAGCACAATACGTTCTGATGTAGAGTTTGTACATGATATCGCCTCACGTGATTACTTGATTTTGTTAGATTTCATATTTTGatcatttcacatttgattttgcaGATAAACACAGTCATTATTATAAATGGCTACATCATTACGCGATGACTCGGTTATTTCATCTGTGTTTATCATGCAAAGATGAAATCATACAACTCAGATTTTGATATCACTCGTTTTAATCAGTACAGTAATGGGGACCGGTATTGTCTTGATTCAACTGTAGTTCAGTGATGTACTGTATTTCTGAGAAGCACCAAGTCCTTaacttttttctatttatttctcACGATGCTAAGGTCAGCTTGTATTGATCCTACTTACTATCATTGTATAATTCCTGTGTGTGAACCTTTTTGTGTCAACAACCTGACGCAGAGTCTCTGTGAATGTCAGCGCTTAAGCGCTTTTGTCTTGTGCACGAAACATCAGGGTCTGTCATGTTTATTTATCCTTACCTGCATTCAAATGGTCTCTTAGTGTCTCAAATTGGAATTTTGACtgcatttttcaaaacagaagGAAACACTACTCAATTACATTGTAGGATGTAATGACCATGCACAAGCGGCTAAGGATGTACTTTGCCCTGTcagcaaaagcacattaaaatTTCAAGTGCAATATAAAGGGGACTCTCGTCACATGGGAATGTAatcatttaataaaataaagctgCATCTTGTTTTAAAACATAACATTGTCTCGTAAAGATTTACTTGATCAACatgcggggggggggagcaaaaGGTGGGCGCGGCTGCATCGTCGTCCGACCCCGCCTTCCGCGCTTGGCGGCGTTGACTGTGCGTGATGACGTCACCAGAAGGCCCCAACGTGGTGCGTAACGTAACGTTCCATTCAGAGAAGAGGGAAAGATGGCGTCCTCTAACAATCCCCGCAAATTTAGCGAAAAAATCGCTTTGCATAACCAGAAACAGGCGGAAGAAACTGCGGCATTTGAAGAGGTTATGAAAGACTTGAATGTCACCAGAGCTGCACGGGTAAGACGTGCCAGAAGCTGTTTTCCGCATTTGGCAGCTCGCGAATGCTGTGAAATTAAATGTGAACGTTTATGCGCTAAAAGGCGAAGTAAACGCGTCTATTGCAGCAACAAGACCCGctaatggatgtttttttttttttttcctcaacaaaAACGTGCAAGGAAATCGCTAACAATAATAACGCGACACCTTTTTCTGCAAATTAGCCTCGTTATTGCATAGGGGCTTAGAATGAATGTGCACCTGTCCTCTAGCTGCTTGATGTGAACATGCACCACTGACAGTTAATTAGCAAATGAATCGTTTGGCTTGTAAATCACGACTTTACAAGGCGGGCAATTATTTGACGATAAAGTGTCGGTATTGATGGAGAAGCCTGAAGGGTTTATGTTGGCAAGCCGTGCTAATGTTCGCGTTAATGTTAGTCGCTTTCTCCAGCTGTGGTTTGTTTTGATCTCGTCCTCTACCAGCTACATTAGCTCGCTAGCGTAGCACTCATTATAAACACCCTGTAAAtaattgcatattttattCGACATTCATTTTTAGTTGAGGtatcattaaatgtatttgacaGTCGTTGTAATGtcgaataaaataatgcaccAATAAATCACTGGGTTtagaatttgttttcttgtcatttgaaatgctAAATCTATACATTTATAtgcatttattatatatatttcaattcagtacattgttaaatgtattgttttggcTGTACATTAGTGTAAACATTAATTGTGATGTTAGTTGCTATtggtaaaatgaaaaatattttgcatttccatTGTACAGGATGTCATTTCATTGCATTTGATCATATGATTCCATGTTGACTGGCTGGAAAGCAACCCATCCTTGCATTTATATGAACCCAAATGAATTTACTCTGATAAGGAAATGTGTCAGGTGCATTGCAAATTAATGCAGGCCACATTGACAGCTGTCAGGCAttaatatatttgtttattatggAAGATTTTGTGTGAAACGATTGACATATAACATCCTCATCTGCTTGATGTCATTAGGCTGcttgatgttatttttttgcattactTTTTTGTACAGTCAGATCCACCATGCACTCATGCTGTCATGCACTTTTACTTTGCACAGTTGCAGTTACAGAAGACCCAGTATTTGCAACTAGGGCAGAATCGTGGACAGTACTATGGAGGCTCACTGCCCAATGTCAATCAGATTGGAAATGGCAAC from the Syngnathus acus chromosome 4, fSynAcu1.2, whole genome shotgun sequence genome contains:
- the klhl26 gene encoding kelch-like protein 26 — its product is MAKSDGGAIASTHLQNSMASKNSALRCTFSAPSHSATLLQGLSILRAQGQLLDVVLAINEERFHVHKAVLAACSDYFRAMFTGGMKESNQNTIELKGLSARGLKHIIDFAYSSEVTLDLDCIQDVLGAAVFLQMVPVVELCEEFLQSAMSVKTCLHIDQMATTFSLSSLKASVDAFTFRHFLQIAEEEDFLHIPKERLVFFLQSTKLKNCSEIELFHAAIRWLRHDDSRRAQASSVLCHVRFPLMRSSELVDTIQRVDIMVEDVQCRQYLLEAFNYQILPFRQHEMRSPRTLIRSDVVSFITFGGTPYTDNDRTVSTKVYYLPDVASRQFKELTEMDTGCSHACVAVLDNFVYVVGGQHLQYRSGEGAVDSCVRFDPHLNQWLRIQPMQEARIQFHLNVMNGKLYATGGRNRSGSLASVECYCPKKNEWSYVEPLKRRIWGHAGTPCGEKLYISGGYGVSLEDKKTLHCYDPAADQWDFRAPMNEPRVLHAMICSRSRVYALGGRMDHVDRCFDVLAVEYYDPQSDQWTTVSPMRAGQSESGCCLLDGKIYIVGGYNWHLNNVTSIVQVYNTESDEWERDLHFPESFAGIACAPIILPQTRVEYLTSWL